Proteins encoded together in one Bactrocera neohumeralis isolate Rockhampton chromosome 4, APGP_CSIRO_Bneo_wtdbg2-racon-allhic-juicebox.fasta_v2, whole genome shotgun sequence window:
- the LOC126756038 gene encoding probable palmitoyltransferase ZDHHC24 yields the protein MRLRRKFFPRTLRDIGCCLMMIIFIPITFVFELTVVLPEFHATNGTIYWLTCLFGIFLLFNLKANMLACMLVDTSARTVVLMPPTNERQRHYWRYCSVCEMLAPPRSWHCNICDTCILKRDHHCGFTGSCIGQQNHRYFVFFVLYLAIGATYAAIYNSIYLWWLHSETYVNWFTAIKIVFPMFMLCLDVSWQNFYLLIYMLNIITSAYSIVLIAYHAPFILRGAKNCERDAKRYDLGLRRNLEMVLGKRMHLTWISPFIQSELPHDGIHWENVIDETEKRR from the exons atgcgGCTGCGGCGTAAGTTTTTTCCACGGACTTTGCGCGATATAGGATGTTGCTTAATGATGATAATTTTCATACCAATAACGTTCGTATTTGAGTTGACCGTTGTTCTCCCTGAGTTCCATGCTACTAATGGAACAATCTATTGGCTTACATGCTTATTTGGAATATTTCTTCTATTTAACTTAAAAGCGAATATGCTAGCATGCATGCTGGTAGACACAAGTGCTAGAA CTGTGGTATTAATGCCACCGACAAATGAACGTCAACGTCACTATTGGCGATATTGTTCGGTTTGTGAAATGTTGGCTCCACCGCGTTCTTGGCATTGTAACATATGTGATACATGCATACTCAAACGGGATCATCATTGCGGCTTTACTGGGTCATGTATTGGGCAACAAAATCAtcgttattttgttttctttgttctttaTTTGGCTATTGGCGCCACATATGCCGCCATTTATAATAGTATCTACTTGTGGTGGTTGCATTCGGAGACTTACGTCAATTGGTTTACCGCTATAAAAATCGTATTTCCTATGTTTATGCTCTGCCTCGATGTATCgtggcaaaatttttatttgctcatCTACATGCTGAATATAATTACAAGTGCTTATTCCATTGTGCTTATCGCTTATCATGCTCCTTTTATATTGCGTGGAGCTAAGAACTGTGAGCGGGATGCGAAACGGTATGATCTTGGCTTACGACGAAATTTGGAAATGGTTTTAGGCAAGCGAATGCACTTGACTTGGATATCACCATTCATCCAGAGTGAATTGCCGCATGATGGTATACATTGGGAAAACGTTATAGACGAGACGGAAAAGCGCCGATAA
- the LOC126756028 gene encoding protein PTCD3 homolog, mitochondrial, with amino-acid sequence MYLTRRLPRLCTGTTQFLATSSGRFNSKVAASEDRIEIPNRVQRSPTDILNALASTVGRDPTAPHYKYHDDPYLIPMSNVGKRTFAMAQEAGRKAAKFIKEEHRDLFKHQEAQPSIEAFAPQMVFTEESDVNADTLQNLIRHSQITDAITVYNLMKQKGIEITNDTKQQLLELICFYNNEEPLPEEWIEERWFKANADARERNRKTWKDGELAEQLFGEIEPKTAQSYAALIRGMSKYFQAERAYALLQEATEKQFELDTQTFNAVISVSNFLKETADQRWELCRDLLQQMAHQHLRPNLSTLNALLEVVSTFGNFKFARSSALKVLAEFKQLEIVPSLGTYYYLLIIFCRERGPVSHIIVDILNEIKGCEFTIQHPKDTYFFATAMDVCRNHLHDKSLAKKIDELLHTGNNYDLIGDTYKESVYYRHYFALLCQTEPIDEFMKIYDLLVPNVYIPEPGIMEEILKAVEMNGAVELMPRLWSDMVIFDHISRESLVTRTLQILVDNPAHADIPSHQSIPEQVGKIALDIYKKIAEPEGRRPKDLQFTGKMIGDILMLLVRSGDFEKASEVFTHIDKNQHRIPGTPSEKCLQEYVDSCIENKAPTKALTCLQYAVENNMDSQPMAERINAGFTLNEVHLSKLKSLVGENFVSK; translated from the exons ATGTATTTAACGCGTCGGTTACCACGTCTTTGCACCGGCACAACACAGTTTCTTGCCACCAGCAGCGGAAGATTCAATAGCAAAGTAGCTGCGTCGGAAGATCGCATCGAAATACCAAACCGCGTACAACGTTCTCCTACTGACATATTAAATGCATTGGCTAGCACAGTAGGGCGTGATCCTACGGCACCACATTATAAATATCATGACGATCCCTACTTAATACCAATGTCTAATGTGGGTAAACGTACATTTGCTATGGCACAAGAGGCCGGACGTAAAGCTGCTAAGTTTATAAAGGAGGAACATCGCGACCTTTTTAAG CACCAAGAAGCTCAACCGTCTATTGAAGCATTTGCACCACAAATGGTATTTACCGAGGAATCCGATGTAAATGCTGATACATTGCAAAACTTGATTCGACACTCGCAAATAACCGATGCCATAACAGTATACAATTTGATGAAGCAAAAAGGTATTGAAATCACCAACGATACGAAACAGCAATTACTCGAGCTCATATGCTTTTATAACAACGAGGAACCATTGCCGGAAGAGTGGATTGAGGAACGTTGGTTTAAGGCAAATGCAGATGCACGTGAGCGCAATCGTAAAACTTGGAAGGATGGCGAACTAGCTGAACAGCTTTTCGGTGAAATAGAACCTAAAACTGCGCAATCGTATGCCGCACTTATAAGGGGCATGTCAAAGTATTTCCAA gCTGAACGCGCTTATGCACTGCTACAAGAAGCCACAGAGAAACAATTTGAGTTAGACACGCAAACCTTTAACGCCGTTATAAgtgtatcgaattttttaaaagaaacagCGGATCAGCGTTGGGAGCTATGTCGCGACTTACTTCAACAAATGGCTCATCAACATTTGCGTCCTAATTTGAGCACATTAAATGCGTTACTAGAAGTAGTGAGCACTTTCGGCAACTTCAAATTCGCACGCAGCTCCGCTCTAAAAGTACTCGCAGAATTCAAACAATTGGAAATTGTACCAAGCCTAGGTACATACTACTATCTATTGATTATATTCTGTCGAGAGCGAGGACCTGTTTCACATATAATAGTCGATATCTTGAATGAGATAAAGGGGTGTGAATTTACTATACAGCATCCGAAGGACACATATTTCTTTGCTACCGCCATGGATGTGTGCCGCAATCACTTACATGACAAATCCCTAGCCAAGAAAATCGACGAATTATTGCATACTGGGAACAATTACGATTTGATTGGGGATACCTATAAAGAGTCGGTATACTATCGACATTATTTCGCGCTACTCTGTCAGACTGAACCTATCGATGAGTTTATGAAGATATACGATTTACTTGTACCTAATGTGTACATTCCAGAACCGGGTATAATGGAAGAAATATTGAAAGCTGTCGAAATGAATGGCGCTGTCGAGCTAATGCCGCGCTTGTGGTCCGACATGGTGATTTTTGATCACATATCACGTGAAAGTTTAGTCACACGTACACTCCAAATATTAGTTGATAATCCTGCCCACGCAGATATACCTTCTCATCAATCTATACCTGAGCAAGTGGGTAAAATCGCGTTGgatatttataagaaaattgcCGAACCCGAAGGACGGCGGCCAAAGGATTTGCAGTTTACAGGTAAAATGATTGGTGAtatattgatgttattggtgAGAAGTGGTGATTTTGAAAAAGCTAGCGAGGTGTTTACCCATATCGACAAAAACCAACATCGCATACCTGGCACACCGTCCGAAAAATGTCTTCAGGAGTATGTTGACAGTTGCATTGAGAATAAGGCGCCTACAAAGGCTCTAACTTGCTTGCAATATGCTGTCGAAAATAATATGGACTCACAACCAATGGCTGAAAGAATCAACGCTGGTTTCACCCTTAATGAGGTACATTTATCGAAACTTAAATCACTGGTTGGGGAAAACTTCGTAAGCAAGTGA
- the LOC126756036 gene encoding probable palmitoyltransferase ZDHHC24 yields MEMRLRKHIFPRRWCDIFCFLLIALFLPPIALFDLVIVVPAIHPPGAFMHNFIFTLGVFLFTNIYGNMFATMLVDTSVDAINLDSVIPRKPHTKGWYTCKHCLRLVPPRSYHCKACKTCILKRDHHCVFTGCCIGHYNFRFFALFLFYMFIGSMISIGYLTYYMFWVHAKIFLHFLSFYKMICPILMTIDGGIWDNLPLIFYNLNVVAVVLSSILLVFHWIPIINGSTSYERRLNYPYGRDIYTNLRSIFGKRMYLVWLSPFLSSELLEDGANWDEGEGMPLVRLSRKRNKRQRKFRQTRRSLSE; encoded by the exons ATGGAAATGAGGTTACGGAAACATATTTTTCCCAGGCGATGGtgtgatattttttgttttctgctaATTGCACTATTTCTTCCGCCAATAGCATTGTTTGATTTAGTTATTGTTGTACCGGCTATACATCCACCGGGCGCGTTTATGCATAACTTCATTTTTACGTTGGGCGTAttcttatttacaaatatttatgggaATATGTTTGCTACGATGTTGGTGGACACCAGCGTAGATG CTATAAACTTGGATTCGGTAATACCACGAAAACCACACACCAAAGGCTGGTATACCTGTAAGCATTGTTTAAGGTTGGTGCCACCAAGATCCTACCACtgcaaag CTTGCAAAACATGCATTTTGAAACGTGATCATCATTGTGTATTTACGGGTTGTTGCATCGGCCactacaattttcgtttttttgcattgtttctgttttatatgtttattgGTTCAATGATATCTATCGGCTACCTTACATATTACATGTTTTGGGTGCATgctaaaatatttcttcattttctaAGCTTCTATAAAATGATTTGCCCAATATTAATGACAATTGACGGTGGTATATGGGATAATTTACCACTGATATTTTATAATCTGAATGTAGTTGCGGTTGTTTTATCGTCCATACTATTGGTCTTTCATTGGATACCAATTATAAATGGAAGTACTTCGTATGAAAGACGTTTAAATTATCCCTATGGTAGAGACATATACACTAATTTGCGATCAATTTTTGGTAAACGAATGTATTTGGTGTGGCTgtcgccttttttaagtagtGAGTTGTTAGAAGATGGTGCGAATTGGGATGAGGGCGAAGGTATGCCATTAGTAAGGCTATCGCGGAAGAGAAACAAAAGACAACGTAAGTTTCGTCAAACACGTAGAAGTCTTTCAGAGTAA
- the LOC126755456 gene encoding glutathione S-transferase E14-like yields MSKLVLYYDDVSPPVRSCMMLIKLLELDVEYKYVDLFKGGQLEKSFLELNPNHTVPTLVHDNLVITDSHIILTHLCEKFEKNSKDEKLWPLSYEERIRVWNMLFFEGTVLFRRDSEFLSGIVRGGFASVDLTLHERKLLEAYNMMETYLRRHKYMAGDHMTIADISIVTTLSTVNLMFPIAAGAADRWPLLNDWFGRMQALPVYDINQTGLEKLCVVIERFGKFKFPNSVSAAPEEKQQREEAASEEANAESQAKAAEK; encoded by the exons ATGTCCAAATTGGTATTGTATTACGACGATGTCAGCCCGCCAGTACGCAGTTGCATGATGCTGATCAAATTGTTGGAGTTGGATGtggaatataaatatgtagatttGTTTAAGGGCGGTCAATTGGAAAAGTCATTCTTAGAG CTGAATCCGAATCACACAGTGCCCACTTTGGTTCATGATAATCTGGTTATCACCGACAGCCATATTATTCTTACGCACCTTTGTGAGAAATTCGAGAAGAATAGTAAAGACGAAAAATTATGGCCCTTATCATATGAGGAGCGCATACGTGTGTGGAATATGCTCTTTTTCGAGGGCACGGTGCTCTTCCGAAGAGATAGTGAGTTTTTG TCCGGTATAGTGCGTGGTGGTTTTGCGAGCGTCGACTTAACTTTGCACGAACGCAAATTGTTGGAGGCGTACAATATGATGGAGACGTATTTGCGACGGCACAAATATATGGCGGGTGATCac ATGACAATTGCCGATATCTCCATCGTGACCACATTGAGTACGGTGAATCTAATGTTTCCGATTGCTGCTGGCGCCGCAGATAGATGGCCTCTATTGAACGATTGGTTTGGGCGCATGCAAGCACTGCCGGTATATGACATTAATCAGACGGGACTGGAAAAACTTTGTGTTGTCATCGAACGATttggtaaatttaaatttccgaATAGCGTAAGTGCGGCGCCGGAGGAGAAGCAGCAACGCGAAGAAGCCGCTAGTGAAGAGGCAAACGCTGAGAGCCAAGCGAAAGCTGCTGAAAAgtag